A stretch of DNA from Fimbriimonadaceae bacterium:
GGTGCTCAAGGCAAGCGTGATTTCCGAGCCCGCCGGACCCATGTTCTGGGCCGCCGACTGACCTCTGCCAAGGTTGCCGATCCTCGGCGGGTGCCACGCCCGCTCGACGAGCGTGAGTTCAAGGTCGGAGAGTCTCGGCACGCCCGCCAAGCGGGCGTGGCATCGACGAGGACACGGAGGGGTTGTCCTACTCGGAGTCCGCGCACTCCCACAGACTAGCGCTAGCCGTTGTTGGAGGCGCCGGTGCCTGCGGCGGCCATGGCGCGGCGCGAAGCGACGTGCGCGGTGGGCCAGTCGGGCGCCGTACACACGACCGTGTAGGCATCGATCCGCTCCCACTCCAAGAGCTGGCACGCGGCGTCCGCCTCTTCGGAGCGGTTGAACTCGATCTTCGCCACCACGGGGCTTTGAGGCACCCACGGCGCGATGCTCCCCGCCGAACGGACCGCATCCCCCGCCGCCGCTTCGATCCGGGGCCCCGTCTCGGAGGGGTGCAGCAAACGGCCCATGTAACGGCCGATGCCGTGTTTGGTCACCGCGGTCTTCAGCGCGGGCACCAACTCCTCGGCCTCGCGGCATCCGGCCTCGTCGCTGCTGACCAGCACCAGCGGAACCTCGCAGACACCCGCCGTCGCCGCGCTCATGGCGATTTCGCCTGCGGGCATCCCGTTGATCCAGTACCGATGGACGTTTCCACTGATCGTGTGCTCCATCACGCCCGCGGTCGTCCCCGCCATCGCGTGGTAGCCGACCAGCATCGCGCAGTCGAAACCCGCGTCGACCCCCTCCATCATCCCCAGAGCCCCGCTTCCGGAGCCCGAGAGCAGCTCGACGCCCGCTTCGAGATCGGAGACGAGGAGGTTCTTGCCGCCCCCGTGGCTGTCCTTCACCACGATTCGGGTTGCACCCGCGGCCCGCGCCCCTCGGATCGCGGCGTTCACGTCGTGGGTCATCATCCGGCGGGCGTGCGGCCAATCGTAGTGCTCGGAGCGGGGACCCCCCGTTTGACCCCAAGTGACCACCCCCGTGACTCCTTCGATGTCGGCGGAAATGTAGACCCTCATGCGCCCATTCTACTGGTCCGGCCTGCCCGTGCGTGCCACGCGCTACGCGGCTCGTGGAAGGGGTTCGGGCTTTCGCAACGCCAAGATCGCCACGGAGGAGACGATCGACACGATCCCGATCAGGATGAACCCGCTGTTGAAGGCGATGGTGTGGGCCTGGACGGAGACGCTCCGATCGATCAGGGCAAAGGCTGCCTGGTGGGCGCCGGCGGGCGAATACCCGCGAGCCACGAGCGCTTGTGCTGCGCCCTCGATGCGCTGCTGGAGTGCGGGATTGCCCGCATAGAGATTGGAGAGCAGATCCACGCGCGCGTAGGCCGCCTGCCGCGTGATGAAGCTCCCAAGGGCCGCGATGCCGAACGTCCCTCCGATCTGTCGGCTCAGATTCAACATGGCGGCGCCTTGAGCGATCTCGGCCCCGCGGAGCGTCGCAAACGCGGCGAGGTTGATCGGCACGAAGAGCATTCCCAGGCCGAAACCGCGCACGATAAGCGCCAGTTGGACGTCGCCGGAGCCCGCGTAGGCGGGGAGGGAACCCAGGTCGAACATCGACGTGACGAACAGTCCCAATCCCAGCACGATGGAAAGGCGAGGGTCGAAACGGGGCCGGGGGCCGTTCAGCAAACGGCCCACCGTGATCGCGGCGATCCCCGTGGCAATCCCTCCGGGAAGCATCGAAAGCCCGGTCTCGGTTGGAGAGAGCCCCATGACCGACTGGGCGAACAACGGGAAGATGAAAACCCCGCCGTAGAGACCGAATCCCAACACCACGAACAGCACGAGTGCCGCCGAGAGCTCCCGATTGCGCAGGACCCGCAGATTCACCACTGGCTGTTCGTTCCGCGGCGAGAGCTGCCACCACACGAAGATCGGAAGGGTGATGGAGGCGATGAGAAACGGCCACACGATGGCAGAACTTTCGAACCAGCCTTTGTCGTTGCCAGACTCCAGGGCGTACTGGAGGCAGCCCAGCCCGGACGTCAAGAGCAGGATGCCCGCGACGTCGAGCTTCTGGACCTTCATGTGGAAGGTCGAATCTTCCAGGAAGGAGAAGACGAGGAAGAACGCCAAGAGGCCGATGGGCACGTTGATCAGGAAGTTCCAGTGCCAGGAGTAGTTGTCGGTGATCCACCCACCCACCGTTGGGCCGAGGGTGGGCGCCACGATGATGCCCAGCACGTAGATGGACTGGACCAGGCCCTGCTGCTCGCGTGGGAAGATCTCGCGAATCGTCGCCTGCGCAGTGGAGAGCAGCGCGGCGCCCCCGGCGCCTTGGACAATCCGCCATCCCACGAGCGACACCAACGACGTGGAGGTGCCGCAGAAGAATGAAGCCCCCACGAAGAGGAGAATGGACGCGCCCAGGTAGCGTTTGCGGCCGAATCGGAATGAAAGCCACGCCGTGAGGGGCAACACCACCACGTTGCTGAGGATGTAGCCGGTCGCCACCCAGCCGATCTCCTCGGTCGTCGCACCGAGGTTTCCCGCCATTTGAGGCAGCGACACGTTGACGATCGTGGTGTCGAGCACCTCCATGACCGCGGCGAGGATCAGCCCGACGAGGATGATCCACCGGTTGGGGTTCAGCGGCTCCTCCATCGAGGGAATGGGACCCAACGCTATTTCACCGCCACGGTGACCAGAGCGGACATGCCCACCCGCAGCCCCTCCAGTTTCGAGTCGTCGGCGAACACGATCTTGACGGGAACTCGCTGCACGACCTTCACGAAGTTCCCGGTGGCATTGTCCGGAGGAAGAAGGGAGAACGTTGAACCGGTCGCCGCCGACGTGCTGTCGATGCGGCCCGCGATCGTTCGACCCGGGTAGGCGTCCAGTTCGATCTCCACGGGCTCGCCGCTCCGAATGTTGACCATCTGCGTCTCCTTGAAGTTGGCGACGATGTACAAGCCGCCAGCCGGCACGATCGACATCAAGGGTTGTCCGACGGCGACCAGATCGCCCACCGCCCCCAGTTTCTTGCTCACGCGTCCGGCGCGCGGCGCCACGATTCGGGCATGCGCAAGGTCGAGCTCGGCACTTTCCAGCGCCGCCCTCGCCTGATCGACCTTCGCCTGCGCTTGCTGCCAGGCGGCCTCCTTCTGCCCGACCATCAATTGCGCGCCGGCTGCCTGAGACAGCTCGCCGGCCGCGCTCGTCCGCCGGCCCTTGGCCGCGGCAAGCTCGGCCTGGGCCCCCGTGGTCTTCTGCTTGGCAAGATCTGCCCGAGCTTTGGCTGAATCAAGATCGTGGCGGACGGTTCGCAGGTGGACTTGCGCTTGGTCGATGGCCGTCTGCGCAAGCTTCCGGGCGACGAGGGCGCTCTCCAATTCGGCCTGGCGCTGGTCGACCAGCGCCCGTGCCATGGCCAGTTGTTGCTGCGCGACCTGCAGACCCGCGGAGGCCTGCGCCTCCCGAGCAAGGCCTTGGTCGAGCTGCTCCCGACTCACGGCGCCCTGACTTTCAAGGAGTTTGAGGCGCGCCAGATCCCGCGCGGCGACCGTCGCTCCCGTTTGGGCCGCAGAGATCGATGCCTCTGCGGAGGCGACCGAGGTCTTGGCGGCCCGCAGTTGGGCCTGTGCGGCGGTCACCCCGGCATCGGTCCGCTCGAGGCTTTGGCGGGCGAGCGCGACCTGGGCCTTGGCGTCGTCCAGCAGGGAAGCGGCGCCCTGGGCGTCCGCCTGGGATCCCAACAGGGCGGCGGCGGCGGAGCCGATGCCGGCCTCGGCGGCCAACACCCCGGCCTGGGCTTGGGCGCGGTCGCCGTCTGCGGAGAGCTTGCTGGCCTCGGCCATGGTCTTCGAGAAGTCGACGTCGACTCCTGCCGCCCGGGCATCGGCAATCGCGGCTTCGAGGTTTGCCCGCGCTGCGGAGACTTGCGCTCGGAGCTTGGAGTCGTCGAGTCGGGCGAGCAACTGCCCGGCATGGACCTCTTCGTTTTCGGAGACGAGAACTTCGGAAACGATTCCGGTCACCTGAGGCGCGATCTGGACGAGATCGGAGGCGACCTGCGCGTTGTCCGTAGATTCATGCCCATGGAGCCAGATCCACTGGCGTACGCCGTAGCCCAGCGCGATGACGACCGCCAGCGGGATCAGGATCTTGGCGACGGCGACGCCGCGCTTGCGTTTGGAGGGCGGGCTGGGGGATTCATCCATGATTGATCTCTTGCGGCTTCTGAAGGGCTTGGCGCAGGAGCGCGGAGACGCGGCGCGCATGGTCCTCGATCGTCTTGCGCGGGGGGACCTGTTCTGTTCGCACACGGTAGGGAAGCAGCGAGTTGGTGGCGACCACCAACGTCTCGCCCAGCCGGTCGGACGACTCGCCGGTCTGGCGCGCCTCCCCTTCCCGAGCAGCCTCGTCGATGAGCCGGGCGATCAATGCGGCTTCTTGGGCGTGGAACCGGTGGCGATGCTCGTCGAGCATGCCTCTCAGGCTCTCGAGGGCCTCGTCCAGACTCCTTCGGTGCTGGCGGAAGATCGCATCCCGCAACATCACCCGCTGCACGAGGAACTCCTCGAGTCGATCGAGCGCGCTGCCCGTCCCCTCGACCGTCTCGAGAAGGGAGATCAGCATCTCCTGGTGGATTCGGTGCAGCCACGCGAGTCCGATCTCCTCCTTGCTCTCGAAGTGAAGGTAGATCGTGCCCTTGCCGACGCCGGCTTTCTGGGCGATCTCCTCGACGGTCGTCTTCCGATAGCTGTAGTGCTCGAAGAGCTCGGCGGCGGCGTCGAGTATCTCTTCCCGAACGGGATCGTGAGTCGCGTTCATGGTGACTGGTGACCAACAATCAAAGTCGGTCACCAGTCACTCTACCTCATGGGGCGGAGGCTTTAGCCGCCCTTGAGGAGGTCCTGGGCCATTTGAACGTACTCCTTCGGCGCGCCTTCGAGGGCGACGAGTCGTTTGGCCACGGCCTTGGCCGAGGCCACGTCCCGATTGCCCTGGTGGCACACCATGAGCGAGATGAGCGCGTAAGCGCGGTCGTTCGCGTTCAGCGACGCCGCATCCGCCTTCTTGAAGTAGCCGATGGCCTTGTCAAGGTCGCCGGACGTTTGGTAGTAGTCGCCGACGGCGTTGTACGCCGGCGCGAGCGCGGGGCCCTTGTAGTGGCCCTTCTCGGCCCGTGCCAGTTGGGCGAGGGCCTGGTCCGGCTTTTCGCGAGCCGCCGAAATGGCGACCATCTGCGCGTTGGCTTCCGGGTCGTTCGGGTTGGCCTTGAGCTTCGCAAGGACGCTTGGGAGCGACTTGTGGAGCTTCAGCGCCTTGGCCATCTCCTCTGAGAACCCTTCGGGGGGCATGTAGCCGCCGATCTTTCCGACGAGTTCCCCCTTGGCGTCGACGAACAGGATCGTGGGATAACCCTGGACGTGATACTGTTTGGCGAGGGCGACGCCCTCTTTTTCTGCGTTGACTTTGAGCGGCACCAACTGGGCCGCAAGCTTCTGGACTCGAGGATCGGGATAGGTGTCCTTCTCCAGTCGCTTGCACCAGCCTCACCAGTCGGTGTAGAAGTCGAGCATGATCATCTTGCCGGACGCAGCCGCGCTCTTCTTCGCCGCATCCCAATCCTTCACCCATCCAATGGGCTGGGCTTGAGACAGGGCGGAGGCGAGAACCACCGTGCCGGCAAGGAGTAATCGAAGTTTCATTTCGAAGACCTCCTCTTCCTCTTTACTATATCTGGGGGACGGGAGTCGGGAGTCGGGAATCGGGAATCGGTGTCGGAGCGATTCCCGATTCCCGTCTCCCGGTTCCCGATTCCCGGTTCCCGATTCCCGGTTCCCGTCTCCCGTCTCCCGATTCCCGTCTCCCGTCTCCCGGTTCCCGTCTCCCGATTCCCGGTTCCCGTCTCCCGGTTCCCGTCTCCCGATTCCCGCTCCGGTATAATGTCGCGGCGATCACCTCGCGTTGGAGACGTGCGAACTTGCAGTCGAGAAGCTATTATTTCCTCCTTATCGTTTTGGGCCTGACCATCGTGTCGGCGCTGCTCTACCGGAGCACCAACTACCAGTACGGGCTCGATGTCCAAGGCGGCGTGCGGTTCACGTTCCGCATGGACCTGTCCAAGCTGACGCAGGACCAGAAGGGCCGGGTCGAGGAGATTCGTCGGAACCTGGTGCGCATCCTCACGAGCCGCGTCGCCAAGTCGATCGGCGTCGTGGAGGGGAACGTCCAAGCCAAGGGAACAGACCAGTTTGTGGTCGAGCTTCCCGGAACGACCGACATCGATGCGGCGCGCAAAACGCTCCAAACCAGCGCCAGCATCAAGTTCTACTGGGCGAAGAACGTCACCACGGAGCGGGCGGGATTCCGCCGCTACTCCGAGGACCAGCAGGTCACCGAAGACGGAAGCCCGGAGGTCAATTTCCGGCTCACGCGAGACGCAACCAAGGTCTTCAAACCGGGCGACCCCGAGTATGAGAAGATGATCGAGGGCTGGGAGCTGATCCTTCAAGGCGACGATCTCAAACGGGCGACGGGGCAGCAGAACGGCAACAAGTGGATTCCGCTAATGGAGTTCTCGAGCGAGGGCTCGAAGAAGATCGAGGCTTGGAGCCGCAAGGTCATGAACCAGGGCGAGAAGATCGCCGCGGTCATGGACGGCGTCGTCCTCAGCATCGCCCCCCTTCGCGACGGCACGATTCTCACCACAAACGCCGTCATCGAAGGCGATTTCACGCCCGAATACGTCCGAACGCTGACCAATTTGTGGAACTCGGGCGCGCTTCCGGTCGACCTTGAGGAGCTTTCCAGCCAGAAGGTGGACCCCACGATCGGCAAGCAGGCGCTCAACCAGATCCTCACGGCAGGCGTCGTCGCGTTCGCCTTCATCTCGCTGTTCCTGATCATCTACTACGTGTTCCCAGGCGTGGTGGCGCTCGTGGCGCTGCTGCTGTACATCCTCTTCACCTTGACGGTGCTCAAGA
This window harbors:
- a CDS encoding M55 family metallopeptidase gives rise to the protein MRVYISADIEGVTGVVTWGQTGGPRSEHYDWPHARRMMTHDVNAAIRGARAAGATRIVVKDSHGGGKNLLVSDLEAGVELLSGSGSGALGMMEGVDAGFDCAMLVGYHAMAGTTAGVMEHTISGNVHRYWINGMPAGEIAMSAATAGVCEVPLVLVSSDEAGCREAEELVPALKTAVTKHGIGRYMGRLLHPSETGPRIEAAAGDAVRSAGSIAPWVPQSPVVAKIEFNRSEEADAACQLLEWERIDAYTVVCTAPDWPTAHVASRRAMAAAGTGASNNG
- a CDS encoding DHA2 family efflux MFS transporter permease subunit; protein product: MEEPLNPNRWIILVGLILAAVMEVLDTTIVNVSLPQMAGNLGATTEEIGWVATGYILSNVVVLPLTAWLSFRFGRKRYLGASILLFVGASFFCGTSTSLVSLVGWRIVQGAGGAALLSTAQATIREIFPREQQGLVQSIYVLGIIVAPTLGPTVGGWITDNYSWHWNFLINVPIGLLAFFLVFSFLEDSTFHMKVQKLDVAGILLLTSGLGCLQYALESGNDKGWFESSAIVWPFLIASITLPIFVWWQLSPRNEQPVVNLRVLRNRELSAALVLFVVLGFGLYGGVFIFPLFAQSVMGLSPTETGLSMLPGGIATGIAAITVGRLLNGPRPRFDPRLSIVLGLGLFVTSMFDLGSLPAYAGSGDVQLALIVRGFGLGMLFVPINLAAFATLRGAEIAQGAAMLNLSRQIGGTFGIAALGSFITRQAAYARVDLLSNLYAGNPALQQRIEGAAQALVARGYSPAGAHQAAFALIDRSVSVQAHTIAFNSGFILIGIVSIVSSVAILALRKPEPLPRAA
- a CDS encoding HlyD family efflux transporter periplasmic adaptor subunit → MDESPSPPSKRKRGVAVAKILIPLAVVIALGYGVRQWIWLHGHESTDNAQVASDLVQIAPQVTGIVSEVLVSENEEVHAGQLLARLDDSKLRAQVSAARANLEAAIADARAAGVDVDFSKTMAEASKLSADGDRAQAQAGVLAAEAGIGSAAAALLGSQADAQGAASLLDDAKAQVALARQSLERTDAGVTAAQAQLRAAKTSVASAEASISAAQTGATVAARDLARLKLLESQGAVSREQLDQGLAREAQASAGLQVAQQQLAMARALVDQRQAELESALVARKLAQTAIDQAQVHLRTVRHDLDSAKARADLAKQKTTGAQAELAAAKGRRTSAAGELSQAAGAQLMVGQKEAAWQQAQAKVDQARAALESAELDLAHARIVAPRAGRVSKKLGAVGDLVAVGQPLMSIVPAGGLYIVANFKETQMVNIRSGEPVEIELDAYPGRTIAGRIDSTSAATGSTFSLLPPDNATGNFVKVVQRVPVKIVFADDSKLEGLRVGMSALVTVAVK
- a CDS encoding TetR/AcrR family transcriptional regulator → MNATHDPVREEILDAAAELFEHYSYRKTTVEEIAQKAGVGKGTIYLHFESKEEIGLAWLHRIHQEMLISLLETVEGTGSALDRLEEFLVQRVMLRDAIFRQHRRSLDEALESLRGMLDEHRHRFHAQEAALIARLIDEAAREGEARQTGESSDRLGETLVVATNSLLPYRVRTEQVPPRKTIEDHARRVSALLRQALQKPQEINHG
- a CDS encoding thioredoxin fold domain-containing protein; translation: MVPLKVNAEKEGVALAKQYHVQGYPTILFVDAKGELVGKIGGYMPPEGFSEEMAKALKLHKSLPSVLAKLKANPNDPEANAQMVAISAAREKPDQALAQLARAEKGHYKGPALAPAYNAVGDYYQTSGDLDKAIGYFKKADAASLNANDRAYALISLMVCHQGNRDVASAKAVAKRLVALEGAPKEYVQMAQDLLKGG